A section of the Patescibacteria group bacterium genome encodes:
- the map gene encoding type I methionyl aminopeptidase translates to MVVTKIKSAEEVDNMRQSGKILTMVLDKLVESARPGVTPKDLDAIARKETKRLGGLPAFLGYQGFPATVCVSVNNEIVHAIPNLRELKMGDLVGIDYGVSYRGMITDAARTISIGKPNKYSKILIAGCYEALQEAISILRNGVKVGDVSSIIEKTLAKHGVRPIYSLTGHGVGHELHEDPVIPNYGTEGSGEVLKTGMTVAIEPIASTSTNDLYLADDGWTYMTRDGSLSAQFENTLLITDEGCEVLAS, encoded by the coding sequence TTGGTAGTAACTAAGATAAAATCTGCCGAAGAGGTTGATAATATGAGACAGAGCGGAAAGATACTGACTATGGTTCTAGACAAGCTTGTAGAATCGGCTAGACCAGGTGTGACACCCAAGGACCTAGATGCAATCGCCCGTAAAGAAACCAAAAGACTCGGTGGGTTGCCGGCATTTTTAGGCTACCAGGGTTTTCCCGCAACCGTTTGTGTTTCTGTAAACAATGAAATAGTCCATGCCATACCCAACCTCCGAGAGCTAAAAATGGGCGACTTAGTTGGGATAGACTATGGGGTTAGCTATCGAGGTATGATCACAGATGCAGCTCGTACTATCTCTATTGGTAAGCCCAACAAGTATTCTAAGATCCTGATTGCTGGCTGCTATGAGGCCCTCCAAGAAGCAATATCAATATTGCGAAATGGTGTTAAGGTAGGCGATGTCAGTTCCATTATCGAGAAAACTCTAGCAAAGCATGGTGTTCGCCCAATATATAGCCTTACAGGGCATGGCGTTGGGCACGAATTACATGAAGACCCTGTAATTCCTAATTATGGGACTGAAGGGTCGGGCGAGGTCTTAAAGACCGGCATGACAGTGGCTATAGAGCCAATCGCATCGACCAGCACTAATGATCTGTATTTAGCAGATGATGGCTGGACTTACATGACTAGAGACGGCTCCCTTAGTGCTCAATTTGAGAACACTCTCTTGATTACAGACGAAGGTTGTGAGGTGCTAGCTAGCTAG
- the ftsA gene encoding cell division protein FtsA — protein MTAKNEQTFVGLDIGSSRVICVVGLYQQDSPTPSIIGLGESPTSGLRRGLVVDVEETVSSITAALEGAERMSGIAIERATVSIDGHHIRSLNSRAVIAVSRADREITKEELARAEQSATSVPLDANRQVLQVLPRSYSVDGQKGVADPVGMNGIRLEADMHIITGSTPALKNLHNAVFRSGIQINSQLIVPLAAAKTVITKKQMELGVVLIHIGAETTGVAVYKEGQLFYTAIFPFGSSNITRDIVYGLRTSMEIAEKVKLKYAKAHRPNQKHQHKIDLSEFGGKGIVNSYDLDRIVYARCNEMFNIIANQIDKVDAKKQLAAGVVISGGGANMDGMVDFISEQLKLPTAIGVSHKYTGVTDKITDPGYAAAIGLMLQDMDSPIIPSTNPLEGIIGNIGSKLKSIFKSLTP, from the coding sequence ATGACAGCAAAAAATGAACAAACCTTCGTAGGCTTAGATATTGGTTCTAGCAGAGTCATCTGTGTAGTTGGTCTTTACCAGCAGGATTCTCCTACCCCTAGCATTATTGGCCTTGGGGAGTCGCCAACTTCTGGATTACGCCGTGGGTTAGTGGTTGATGTTGAGGAGACAGTGAGCTCCATAACTGCCGCCCTAGAGGGAGCAGAGAGAATGAGTGGGATAGCCATCGAGCGAGCCACGGTATCAATTGACGGACATCATATACGCAGCCTTAACTCTCGAGCAGTTATTGCTGTGTCTAGAGCTGATAGGGAAATTACCAAGGAAGAATTGGCTCGGGCAGAGCAGTCTGCGACATCGGTTCCCTTAGATGCGAACAGACAAGTACTTCAAGTGCTACCTAGAAGCTACAGTGTTGACGGCCAAAAAGGGGTTGCAGATCCCGTAGGAATGAACGGGATTAGGCTGGAGGCCGACATGCACATCATTACTGGCTCTACCCCAGCTCTGAAAAATCTTCATAATGCAGTGTTTCGGTCGGGTATTCAAATCAATAGTCAGTTAATAGTTCCCTTGGCTGCAGCCAAGACGGTGATCACAAAAAAGCAAATGGAACTCGGAGTAGTGTTAATACATATTGGGGCTGAAACTACTGGGGTCGCCGTGTACAAGGAAGGGCAGCTTTTTTACACTGCAATATTTCCATTTGGCTCTAGTAATATTACCAGAGATATTGTCTATGGGCTCAGGACAAGTATGGAGATAGCCGAAAAGGTTAAATTAAAATACGCCAAGGCCCACCGGCCTAACCAAAAGCACCAGCATAAAATAGATCTCAGTGAATTTGGCGGCAAAGGTATAGTCAACAGTTATGATCTAGATAGAATAGTATATGCTAGGTGCAATGAAATGTTTAATATAATTGCTAATCAGATCGACAAGGTAGATGCAAAAAAACAATTAGCTGCAGGGGTAGTTATTTCTGGTGGAGGAGCCAATATGGATGGCATGGTAGATTTTATATCAGAGCAACTAAAACTCCCCACAGCTATCGGCGTGTCGCATAAGTACACTGGCGTTACTGACAAAATCACTGATCCAGGCTACGCCGCAGCTATAGGGCTGATGCTACAAGACATGGATAGCCCTATAATCCCAAGTACCAACCCCCTTGAAGGAATAATTGGCAACATAGGTTCTAAGCTAAAATCAATATTTAAAAGTCTCACACCCTAA
- the nrdR gene encoding transcriptional regulator NrdR, with protein sequence MKCPVCMKQASRVLESRDVEESGAIRRRRECTDCLHRFTTYERLEVPNLMIVKKNGDRELFDRHKLSRGIYKALEKRPVKSDKIELVISEIERRCRGLGKVEIPSRKIGQVVMEELLSTDDVAYVRFASVYRSFTTLDSFEKELEKIRKLHS encoded by the coding sequence ATGAAGTGTCCCGTCTGCATGAAGCAAGCTAGCCGGGTGCTAGAGTCGCGCGATGTTGAGGAATCTGGTGCTATTCGTCGAAGGAGAGAATGTACAGACTGCCTGCATCGCTTTACGACCTATGAAAGGCTGGAGGTCCCTAACTTAATGATTGTAAAGAAAAATGGAGATAGAGAGTTATTTGATCGCCATAAGTTATCCAGGGGCATTTATAAGGCGCTTGAAAAGCGCCCAGTCAAATCTGATAAAATTGAGCTTGTAATATCTGAGATTGAGCGACGCTGCCGTGGCCTCGGTAAGGTCGAGATACCCTCCAGAAAGATAGGGCAAGTTGTCATGGAGGAGCTATTATCAACAGACGATGTGGCTTATGTGCGCTTTGCCAGTGTGTATAGAAGTTTTACTACTCTTGATAGCTTCGAAAAGGAGTTGGAGAAAATCCGAAAGCTACATAGTTAG
- the ileS gene encoding isoleucine--tRNA ligase — MKKLASYNQKNIEHSILDFWNKNDIFEKSLEKTKGGERFSFYDGPPFANGLPHFGHSLVTSIKDSIGRYQTMRGRYVERQNGWDCHGLPVEFAIEKQFGVSGKQQITELGIEKFNQACRDSVFTYKKDWEQFFERMGRWSDTKNAYATIDTSYTESVWWVMSQIHKKGLLYKGYKCMPYCPRCATPLSNFEVNEGYKDDVEDPSLYVKFKLKGEDVSLIAWTTTPWSLPGNAALAVNQDAEYVKLQLSDDSGNTEQVIVAKNRVEALNSESYQVIDQFLGKELVGKSYLPVFELEDLAPSENLYKIWSADFVSIEDGTGILHVAPAFGEDDLSLSVEKQIPVLQTVSAEGKIKPGTGLAEVDGKFFKGADKIIIAHLTELGLVYGAETFKHTYPFCYRCDTPLLYYAIDTWFVSVSKIKDQLAESAKDITWHPDHIKDGRFGKWLEGARDWAVSRNRYWGAPMPIWVNTQDESDYLVIESIEQLKSLAVGDPKLTDLHRPFIDDVIIEKEGKTYKRIEEVIDCWFESGSMPYAKGHYPFENADQFGQSFGADYIGEGLDQTRLWFYVLHVISTIVSDKPAYKNVLVNGMIMAADGRKLSKSLKNYPPIEDVLDDEGADSLRFYLLSSDPAMSGDYMRFDRAGLKDVQRNLFMTINNSVSFLGMYAEIDGWKPSSLGTPQKLTNPLDIWLVEMVKQASSIATKSADSFEISKATWQVYELTQELSNWYIRRSRRRFWKSEDDSDKKDAYRTLHWALVSICQMLAPWSPFISDYYYKYLTDGMQDAEESVHLSKWPSFDQADQSVLASMVSVRQAVNDGLAERAKAGIKVRQPLASAVINSPNSISKDLEQIIAEELNTKKIVVKSAEELSVVLDTNITQTLKNEGIARDIIRNIQQARKDAGLQIENRIKLSLFSPSGGLNMAINEFTNIISKETLSVEFYATPKAYGYTKTAIVDGQELIIELEAK, encoded by the coding sequence ATGAAAAAACTAGCCAGCTATAATCAAAAAAATATCGAGCACAGCATTCTAGATTTCTGGAACAAAAATGATATTTTTGAAAAATCACTTGAAAAAACAAAAGGCGGAGAAAGATTTAGCTTTTACGATGGGCCACCTTTTGCAAACGGCCTTCCTCATTTTGGGCATAGCTTGGTCACTAGTATCAAAGATTCAATAGGTCGCTATCAAACCATGCGTGGTCGTTATGTGGAGCGCCAAAATGGCTGGGATTGTCATGGGCTACCAGTTGAGTTTGCTATCGAGAAGCAATTTGGAGTATCGGGTAAACAGCAAATTACAGAGCTGGGAATTGAAAAATTCAATCAAGCCTGCCGCGACTCCGTTTTCACTTACAAAAAAGACTGGGAACAGTTTTTTGAGCGCATGGGTCGCTGGTCAGACACCAAAAACGCCTATGCCACAATAGACACTAGCTATACCGAATCAGTATGGTGGGTGATGTCGCAAATTCACAAAAAAGGCCTACTCTACAAGGGCTACAAGTGTATGCCTTACTGCCCAAGATGCGCCACGCCACTTAGTAATTTTGAGGTAAATGAGGGCTATAAAGATGATGTAGAAGACCCCAGCCTGTATGTTAAGTTTAAGCTCAAGGGTGAAGATGTCAGTTTGATTGCATGGACAACAACCCCATGGAGCCTTCCTGGTAATGCCGCCCTTGCAGTTAACCAAGATGCTGAATATGTAAAGCTTCAGCTTAGTGATGACTCTGGCAATACTGAACAAGTGATTGTCGCCAAAAACAGAGTAGAAGCCCTCAACAGTGAAAGCTATCAAGTGATAGATCAGTTTTTGGGCAAAGAGCTGGTAGGAAAATCATATTTGCCTGTTTTTGAGCTTGAAGATTTAGCGCCCTCAGAAAATCTCTACAAGATTTGGTCTGCAGACTTTGTTAGCATAGAAGACGGTACCGGTATTTTGCATGTGGCTCCAGCTTTTGGTGAAGATGATCTTAGCTTGTCTGTTGAAAAGCAAATACCCGTTCTGCAAACCGTTAGTGCCGAAGGTAAAATAAAACCGGGCACTGGGCTAGCAGAAGTAGATGGTAAGTTTTTCAAGGGGGCAGATAAGATTATAATAGCCCACCTCACAGAACTTGGGCTAGTTTACGGCGCTGAAACATTTAAGCATACTTATCCTTTTTGCTATCGTTGTGACACGCCGCTACTATACTACGCAATTGACACTTGGTTTGTGTCGGTTTCAAAAATAAAAGACCAGCTAGCCGAGTCAGCCAAAGATATTACCTGGCACCCAGATCATATTAAAGACGGCCGATTCGGTAAATGGCTAGAAGGAGCTCGGGATTGGGCAGTGAGCCGTAACCGATACTGGGGTGCACCAATGCCAATCTGGGTAAATACCCAAGACGAATCTGACTATCTAGTTATAGAGAGTATTGAGCAGCTCAAATCTCTGGCCGTGGGTGATCCAAAACTCACTGATTTGCACCGACCCTTCATAGACGATGTAATTATCGAAAAAGAAGGCAAAACTTATAAGCGCATAGAAGAAGTGATAGATTGCTGGTTTGAATCTGGCTCAATGCCGTACGCCAAAGGCCACTATCCTTTTGAGAATGCTGATCAATTTGGACAGTCATTTGGGGCCGACTACATAGGTGAAGGCCTAGACCAAACCCGCCTGTGGTTTTATGTCTTGCATGTAATTTCTACGATCGTGTCAGATAAGCCAGCCTACAAAAATGTTTTGGTAAATGGCATGATTATGGCAGCAGACGGCAGAAAGTTATCAAAGAGCCTCAAGAACTATCCACCTATTGAAGATGTACTAGATGACGAGGGAGCCGACAGCCTACGCTTTTATCTGCTCTCTAGCGATCCAGCCATGTCTGGAGACTACATGCGCTTTGATAGGGCTGGGCTTAAGGATGTTCAGCGTAATTTATTTATGACAATCAACAATAGCGTGTCTTTTTTGGGAATGTACGCAGAAATTGACGGCTGGAAACCAAGCTCACTGGGCACACCGCAAAAACTCACCAACCCTCTAGACATCTGGCTAGTTGAGATGGTCAAGCAGGCATCTAGTATTGCTACAAAATCTGCCGACAGCTTTGAGATATCTAAGGCCACCTGGCAGGTATATGAGCTAACTCAGGAGCTTTCTAATTGGTACATTCGCCGCAGCAGAAGGCGCTTCTGGAAAAGTGAAGATGATAGCGATAAGAAAGACGCTTATCGCACTCTACATTGGGCACTGGTAAGCATTTGCCAAATGTTAGCACCCTGGTCGCCGTTTATTAGCGACTATTACTATAAGTACCTGACAGATGGTATGCAAGACGCCGAAGAGTCGGTGCATTTGAGTAAATGGCCTAGCTTTGATCAGGCTGATCAGTCAGTACTTGCCAGTATGGTGAGTGTGCGGCAAGCTGTAAACGACGGATTGGCCGAAAGAGCCAAGGCTGGCATAAAGGTTCGCCAGCCACTTGCTAGCGCAGTAATAAACTCACCAAACAGCATAAGTAAAGACCTTGAGCAAATAATCGCCGAAGAGCTGAACACTAAAAAGATTGTTGTAAAAAGCGCTGAGGAACTTTCGGTGGTCTTGGACACAAATATTACTCAAACCCTCAAAAATGAA